A window of the Dermatophagoides farinae isolate YC_2012a chromosome 2, ASM2471394v1, whole genome shotgun sequence genome harbors these coding sequences:
- the LOC124494704 gene encoding uncharacterized protein LOC124494704, which produces MENCQKCGSQQFCEEDGFHYCEYCQTQSQGFAKEVATEEFVYELRTKEIRIKNNNNNNGKRKRKEQSDINRRGIRSSWTTFEAFNKIYIEFIRDFFRIIDINGLSFPLEMKHRFISIAMQLWFKYLRESEIAFTVDEHHHESKIRLHPFTRYRDNYLLANNNPSSSSSSMDADDEEIIIPYINLQARNKNKYTSNQSSYGNQYRYMKNEKSQTYENYRYFDDMDPENCGDPRQRMQANRSVNSSRIRTKKINELLLTNGISSTKFVSNSSDTFVNFINNQLSSSNNSFQNQDHHHHRISIKDEPSNDDDDKQFAMDEEQFKNMKKETMSNKSKYMDQHITFDYCKLVKNKHQSPLANDFINKQKILVFLYIVIRLFNFNIYLSDLIRWCTNGSIRYMNLFENFLNENETIMWMDKNHFIRYQYPDYKIILITLRNMIIHCNIDLATIPLPNIYSLIRRYIYDLNLPDGLMLLIRYRYGNFIEYYVHTSFIHANSKKSNLPYYEMVAIVPIILILRDLFNLNTTNDELSYYQFRYSKFANRLFVWNEWLYYSRIRFNLIKAFRLNMRLKNLDVLNLNETLFQSYRMWEFFRDIKIASKHPHERNCCQTRFELQELFEKLNFSNENFEWKTRIKQQQQQSKPSFYPLIDLTKEILDQISNNNDLHNVLNQNFRNKFITPYVCNDDYFNFHRRRPLRFHDNYRPFCPYQRQNARTLLSDSIRFLFDISSFITCVDVYGYIFMFSKAENFSQQN; this is translated from the coding sequence atggaaaattgtcaaaaatgtGGATCACAACAATTCTGTGAAGAAGAtggttttcattattgtgaATATTGTCAAACACAAAGTCAAGGTTTCGCAAAAGAAGTTGCAACTGAAGAATTTGTTTATGAATTACGTACGAAAGAAATACgtatcaaaaacaataacaacaacaatggaaaacgaaaacgaaaagaacAATCCGATATCAACCGTCGTGGTATTCGTTCATCATGGACAACATTTGAagcattcaataaaatttatattgaatttattagGGATTTTTTCCGAATTATAGACATAAATGGTTTGTCATTTCCATTGGAAATGAAACATCGTTTCATTTCTATTGCAATGCAATTATGGTTTAAATATTTACGTGAAAGTGAAATAGCATTCACCGttgatgaacatcatcatgaatcaaAGATTCGTTTACATCCATTCACAAGATATCGTGATAATTATCTTTTagccaataataatccatcatcatcatcatcatcaatggatgcggatgatgaagaaattattataccatatataaatttacaagcaagaaataaaaacaaatatacaTCCAACCAATCAAGCTATGGTAATCAATATCgttatatgaaaaatgaaaaaagtcaaacttatgaaaattatcgatattttgatgatatggATCCAGAAAACTGTGGCGATCCACGGCAACGTATGCAAGCGAATAGATCGGTTAATTCTTCTCGTATtcgtacaaaaaaaattaatgaattacTGTTAACGAATGGAATATCATCGACAAAATTTGTCTCAAATTCTTCAGATACATTTGttaattttatcaataatcaattatcatcatccaataattcttttcaaaatcaagatcatcatcatcatcgaatatcGATCAAAGATGAaccatcaaatgatgatgatgataaacaattcGCAATGGATGAAGAACAATTcaagaatatgaaaaaagaaacaatgtCAAATAAATCCAAATATATGGATCAACATATAACATTTGATTACTGTAAATtggtgaaaaataaacatcaatCACCATTAGCGAatgatttcatcaacaagcaaaaaattcTAGTCTTTCTTTATATTGTTATACGattgttcaatttcaatatctATCTATCCGATCTGATTCGTTGGTGTACAAATGGTTCAATACGttatatgaatttatttgaaaatttcctaaatgaaaatgaaacaattatgtggatggataaaaatcattttataaGATATCAATATCCTGATTATAAAATTATCCTGATTACATTGCGCAATATGATCATACATTGTAACATTGATTTGGCCACCATTCCATTGCCGAATATTTATTCACTGATTCGTCGTTATATTTATGATCTTAATCTACCAGATGGCCTAATGTTATTGATACGTTATCGATAtggaaattttattgaatattaCGTTCATACATCATTTATACATGCAAATAGCAAGAAAAGTAATTTACCTTATTATGAAATGGTTGCCATTGTTCCAATCATATTGATATTACgtgatttattcaatttaaacacaacaaatgatgaattatcatATTATCAATTTCGTTATTCAAAATTTGCCAATAGATTATTCGTTTGGAATGAATGGCTATATTATTCACGTATACGTTTTAATCTGATCAAAGCATTTAGGCTGAATATGAgattaaaaaatttggacGTTCTCAATCTGAATGAAACactttttcaatcatatcgTATGTGGGAATTTTTTCGTGATATAAAAATTGCCAGTAAACATCCACATGAACGAAATTGTTGTCAAACACGTTTTGAATTACAagaattgtttgaaaaattgaattttagtaatgaaaattttgaatggaaaacacgtataaaacaacaacaacaacaatcgaaaccatcattttatccattgattgatttgacgAAAGAAATTCTTGACCAAattagcaataataatgatcttcataatgttttgaatcaaaattttcgtAATAAATTCATAACACCATAtgtttgtaatgatgattatttcaattttcatcgaaGACGGCCATTAAGATTTCATGATAACTATCGACCATTCTGTCCATATCAACGACAGAATGCacgaacattattatcagatTCTATTCGATTTCTATTcgatatatcatcattcatcaccTGTGTAGATGTTTATGGTTATATTTTTATGTTCAGTAAAGCCGAAAATTTCAGTCAACAAAACTAA
- the mRpL13 gene encoding mitochondrial ribosomal protein L13, whose product MLSTCFYEDDLNFVEIKNSEKNMSNLSPYQRVQQWMVFARQWWLFDAKQQDVFDAAQMIARYLHGRHKPIYDTEQDVGDHVVVMNAKHCSMPFDEWRYRYYFHHSHYSGGKKWTQAYELHQKDPNLIMYKAIYKACGNIGLKRHDLIAHLHIYPDENVPEHIMKNITDHIRQLRPVHKSIDEYSDDEIRNYPKIFDYSDDYTKK is encoded by the coding sequence ATGTTGTCCACATGTTTTTATGaagatgatttgaattttgtcgaaattaaaaattcggaaaaaaatatgagcAATTTAAGCCCATATCAACGTGTACAACAATGGATGGTATTCGCCCGTCAATGGTGGTTATTTGATGCAAAACAACAGGATGTATTCGATGCTGCACAGATGATAGCACGATATTTACATGGACGTCATAAACCAATTTATGATACCGAACAAGATGTTGGTGATCATGTTGTCGTCATGAATGCTAAACATTGTTCAATGCCATTCGATGAATGGcgttatcgttattattttcatcattcacattatTCTGGTGGTAAAAAATGGACCCAAGCATATGAATTACATCAAAAAGATCCAAATCTTATAATGTATAAAGCAATCTATAAAGCATGTGGTAATATTGGCTTAAAACGACATGATCTAATTGCACATCTACATATTTATCCAGATGAAAATGTACCCGAACACATTATGAAGAATATAACCGATCATATACGACAATTACGTCCAGTtcataaatcaattgatgaatattctgatgatgagataagaaattatccaaaaatatttgattattctgatgattatacaaaaaaataa
- the mRpL33 gene encoding mitochondrial ribosomal protein L33: MAKGGKSKFVMVLLESLISGHKVVAIRPRIKEEIQMLRYDPYVERHVVYKEIKKIKGAAH; encoded by the exons ATGGCTAAAGGTGGAAAATCCAA ATTTGTAATGGTTCTGTTGGAGAGCCTGATTTCGGGCCATAAAGTTGTGGCCATTCGTCCACGAATCAAAgaagaaattcaaatgttaCGTTATGATCCATAtg TCGAACGTCATGTTGTCTATAaggaaatcaaaaaaatcaaaggaGCTGCTcattaa
- the LOC124494915 gene encoding N-alpha-acetyltransferase 30 — protein MNNDNSDDVNIVIKHNDDDEQSSSTMATMLTNEFDQIKISNTSMMKLYENPNNLHNDNDDDQLPESNSSSSSSQSSSIEYICYKNETQMPDIMRLIQKDLSEPYSIYTYRYFIHNWPQLCFLAMDQNVCIGAIVCKLDYKKRKILRGYIAMLAVDERYRKRKIGSNLVLKAINVMIELNADEVVLETEVTNRPALMLYENLGFIRDKRLFRYYLNGVDALRLKLWLK, from the exons ATGAATAACGACAACAGCGACGATGTTAATATTGTGATcaaacataatgatgatgatgaacaatcatcatcaacaatggcaacaatgttaacaaatgaatttgatcaaataaaaatatccaatacgtcaatgatgaaattatatgaaaatccaaataatctccataatgataatgatgatgatcaactaccagaatcaaattcatcatcgtcgtcatcacaatcatcatcaattgaatatatttgttataaaaatgaaacacaaaTGCCCGATATAATGCGTTTAATACAAAAAGATTTATCTGAACCATATTCAATTTATACATATCGttattttattcacaatTGGCCACAATTATGTTTtctt GCAATGGATCAGAATGTATGCATTGGAGCAATTGTTTGTAAActtgattataaaaaaagaaaaattctacGTGGTTATATAGCCATGTTGGCTGTGGATGAACGTTATCGTAAACGTAAAATTGGATCGAATCTTGTGCTGAAAGCAATCAATGTTATGATCGAATTGAATGCCGATGAAGTTGTACTTGAAACCGAGGTTACAAATCGTCCAGCATTGATGTTATATGAAAATCTAGGATTTATACGTGATAAACGTCTGTTTCGTTATTATTTAAATGGTGTGGATGCT